The following are from one region of the Microbacterium sp. cx-55 genome:
- a CDS encoding glucose-6-phosphate isomerase, with product MSFDLHLSGRVRDVVSDTLPALVESLVASGITAGDPDLWGASAADDAAGRLGWVQAVSVSRPLVDEITTLRDVLRADGVTRIVLAGMGGSSLAPEVIAQTAGVPLVILDSTAPAQVLAAIDGDTELGGLAQTALVVSSKSGSTVETDSAKRAFETAFRDVGIDPASRIIVVTDPGSPLEESARADGYTVFTADPTVGGRYSALTAFGLVPTGLAGVDLDELLDEAEATLLEVAIDDARNPALVLAAAIAGGEPRRDKLGLITDGTHIIGLPDWIEQLIAESTGKNGTGILPVVLLPVSPEVENTPDDVQLVRLVDDVHHDHLFERHHGEVLVSGSLGAQFIVWEYATAIAGRMLGINPFDQPDVESAKSATRALLEARPARVAPAFTTDGVEVRVSDPALAASGTIAGVLDALWAQIPADGYVSIQAYVDRQGLAPLQGLRELVAADSGRPTTFGWGPRFLHSTGQYHKGGPANGVYLQILQQGEVDVEIPGRPFTFGQLIEAQAAGDAAVLAEGHGRPVVTLTLTDSQADVLALFEAAQ from the coding sequence ATGAGCTTCGACCTCCACCTCAGTGGACGGGTCCGTGACGTCGTTTCGGATACCCTTCCCGCGCTCGTCGAGAGCCTCGTCGCGTCGGGGATCACGGCGGGTGACCCGGATCTCTGGGGCGCCTCGGCGGCGGACGACGCCGCCGGGCGGCTCGGGTGGGTGCAGGCCGTCTCGGTCTCCCGTCCGCTCGTCGACGAGATCACGACGCTCCGCGACGTGCTTCGTGCCGACGGTGTGACCCGCATCGTGCTCGCCGGTATGGGCGGCTCGTCGCTTGCTCCCGAGGTGATCGCCCAGACCGCGGGCGTGCCGCTCGTGATCCTCGACTCGACGGCGCCCGCCCAGGTGCTCGCCGCCATCGACGGAGACACCGAGCTCGGCGGGTTGGCGCAGACCGCGCTGGTCGTGTCGTCGAAGTCCGGGTCGACCGTGGAGACGGATTCCGCGAAGCGCGCGTTCGAGACGGCCTTCCGCGACGTCGGGATCGATCCCGCGTCGCGCATCATCGTCGTCACCGACCCCGGTTCACCGCTCGAGGAGTCCGCGCGGGCAGACGGGTACACGGTCTTCACCGCCGACCCGACCGTCGGCGGGCGCTACTCGGCGCTGACGGCCTTCGGACTCGTTCCGACGGGGCTTGCCGGGGTCGATCTCGACGAGCTTCTCGATGAGGCGGAGGCGACGCTCCTCGAGGTCGCGATCGACGACGCGCGCAATCCCGCTCTCGTGCTGGCAGCCGCGATCGCCGGTGGCGAACCTCGCCGCGACAAGCTCGGTCTCATCACCGACGGAACGCACATCATCGGCCTTCCGGACTGGATCGAGCAGCTCATCGCCGAGTCGACGGGCAAGAACGGCACCGGCATCCTGCCCGTCGTCCTGCTGCCCGTGTCGCCGGAAGTCGAGAACACCCCGGACGATGTGCAGCTCGTTCGTTTGGTCGACGACGTGCACCACGATCATCTCTTCGAGCGTCACCACGGCGAGGTGCTCGTGAGCGGATCGCTCGGCGCGCAGTTCATCGTCTGGGAGTACGCGACGGCGATCGCCGGGCGGATGCTGGGCATCAACCCGTTCGATCAGCCCGATGTCGAGTCGGCCAAGTCCGCGACCCGCGCTCTCCTCGAGGCGCGGCCCGCTCGCGTGGCGCCCGCATTCACGACAGACGGCGTCGAGGTGCGGGTGTCCGACCCGGCGCTCGCGGCATCGGGAACCATCGCGGGCGTCCTCGACGCCCTGTGGGCGCAGATTCCGGCTGACGGCTACGTGTCCATCCAGGCGTACGTCGACCGGCAGGGACTCGCTCCCCTCCAGGGGCTCCGCGAGCTCGTCGCCGCAGATTCCGGGCGGCCGACCACGTTCGGCTGGGGCCCGCGGTTCCTGCACTCGACCGGTCAGTACCACAAGGGCGGCCCCGCGAACGGCGTCTACCTGCAGATCCTGCAGCAGGGCGAGGTCGATGTCGAGATCCCCGGCCGTCCCTTCACCTTCGGTCAGCTGATCGAGGCGCAGGCCGCCGGCGATGCCGCCGTCCTCGCCGAAGGCCACGGCCGTCCGGTCGTCACGCTCACCCTCACCGATTCCCAGGCCGATGTTCTCGCCCTGTTCGAAGCCGCTCAATAG
- the tal gene encoding transaldolase, translating to MSTPTEQLAAAGVSIWLDDLSRERITTGNLAALITERNVSGVTTNPTIFAGALAKGEAYAEQVATLAAADASVDAAIFEITTEDVQSASDIFRPVYDATRGVDGRVSIEVSPDLAHDTAATVAEAKKLWAKVDRPNALIKIPATKAGLPAITEVIGAGISVNVTLIFSLERYAAVIDAYLAGIEKARDAGLDLSTIHSVASFFVSRVDTEIDKRLKAIDTDEATALIGRAGIANARLAYELFEREFETERATSLLAAGANVQRPLWASTGVKDPALPDTLYVTELVAAGTVNTMPEKTLEATFDHAEITGDTITVNYADAHDVFDRLAAVGVDVVDATQVLEDEGVEKFIVSWHELQGTVAEALKAAR from the coding sequence ATGAGCACCCCCACCGAACAGCTCGCCGCCGCCGGAGTCAGCATCTGGCTCGACGACCTGTCGCGCGAGCGGATCACGACCGGCAACCTCGCTGCGCTGATCACCGAGCGAAACGTCTCCGGCGTCACGACCAACCCGACGATCTTCGCCGGCGCGCTGGCCAAGGGCGAGGCGTACGCCGAGCAGGTCGCCACGCTGGCCGCTGCCGACGCGAGCGTCGACGCGGCGATCTTCGAGATCACCACCGAGGACGTGCAGTCCGCATCCGACATCTTCCGTCCCGTCTACGACGCGACGCGCGGAGTCGACGGGCGCGTGTCGATCGAGGTCTCCCCCGACCTCGCACACGACACCGCGGCCACTGTCGCGGAGGCTAAGAAGCTGTGGGCCAAGGTTGACCGGCCGAATGCTCTCATCAAGATCCCCGCGACGAAGGCCGGCCTGCCCGCCATCACCGAGGTGATCGGCGCCGGCATCTCGGTGAACGTCACGCTGATCTTCAGCCTCGAGCGGTACGCCGCCGTGATCGACGCGTACCTCGCCGGCATCGAGAAGGCGCGCGACGCGGGCCTGGACCTCTCCACGATCCACTCCGTCGCCTCGTTCTTCGTGTCGCGCGTCGACACCGAGATCGACAAGCGACTGAAGGCGATCGATACGGATGAGGCGACCGCGCTCATCGGCCGGGCGGGCATCGCGAACGCGCGACTCGCCTACGAGCTGTTCGAGCGGGAGTTCGAGACCGAGCGCGCCACCTCCCTCCTCGCGGCGGGGGCGAACGTGCAGCGTCCGCTGTGGGCATCCACCGGCGTCAAGGATCCGGCGCTCCCCGACACGTTGTACGTGACCGAGCTCGTCGCGGCCGGCACGGTCAACACGATGCCGGAGAAGACGCTCGAGGCGACCTTCGACCACGCGGAGATCACGGGCGACACGATCACGGTCAACTACGCCGACGCGCACGACGTGTTCGACCGCCTCGCGGCGGTCGGCGTAGACGTCGTCGACGCGACGCAGGTGCTCGAGGACGAGGGCGTCGAGAAGTTCATCGTCTCCTGGCACGAGCTGCAGGGTACGGTCGCGGAGGCGCTGAAGGCCGCACGATGA
- the tkt gene encoding transketolase has translation MADLRWDEIDERAVDTARILAADAVEKVGNGHPGTAMSLAPAAYLLYQHVLRHDPADPHWLGRDRFILSAGHSSLTQYVQLYLGGFGLELSDLQALRTWGSLTPGHPEYGHTKGVEITTGPLGQGLASSVGFAYAARYERGLFDPEAAEGTSPFDHFVYVIASDGDLEEGVTSEASSLAGHQQLGNLVVIYDANQISIEDDTNVAFTEDVAKRYEAYGWHVQTVDWKASGQYVEDVPELYSAIEAAKGETAKPSIIILKTIIGWPSPGKQNSGKIHGSALGADELAATKKVLGFDPEKNFDVADDVLAHTRSLVERGEAAKAEWQTGFDAWAEANPERKALLDRLLSGELPENIADALPVFAAGKEVSTRAASGQVINALAAELPELWGGSADLAESNLTTIKNASSFIPEEWSTHEWSGSPYGRVLHFGIREHAMGSILNGIKLHGPTRPFGGTFLIFSDYMRPPVRLAALMNIPTIFVWTHDSVALGEDGPTHQPIEQVATLRAIPNFALVRPADANETAVVWLEMLRRQTGPSGIALTRQNIPVFERGTGAASGDEFASANLATKGAYVLAEAANGTPDVILIGTGSEVQLAVEAREALAAEGVHARVVSAPSLEWFAEQDEEYRESVLPKAIKARVSVEAGTALSWHAIVGDAGRSVSIEHFGASADYKTLFQKFGITTEAVIAAARETIKETHA, from the coding sequence GTGGCCGATTTGCGTTGGGATGAGATCGATGAGCGCGCCGTGGACACGGCCCGAATCCTCGCGGCCGATGCCGTGGAGAAGGTGGGCAACGGGCACCCCGGCACCGCAATGAGCCTCGCGCCGGCCGCGTACCTGCTGTACCAGCACGTGCTGCGCCACGACCCGGCGGATCCCCACTGGCTCGGCCGCGACCGGTTCATCCTGTCTGCGGGCCATTCGTCGCTCACGCAGTACGTGCAGCTGTATCTGGGGGGCTTCGGCCTCGAGCTGTCCGACCTGCAGGCGCTCCGCACCTGGGGTTCGCTGACCCCCGGCCACCCGGAGTACGGCCACACCAAGGGCGTCGAGATCACCACCGGCCCGCTCGGCCAGGGTCTCGCCTCCTCCGTCGGGTTCGCGTACGCGGCCCGCTACGAGCGCGGCCTGTTCGATCCCGAGGCCGCCGAAGGCACCTCACCGTTCGACCACTTCGTGTACGTCATCGCGTCCGACGGTGACCTCGAAGAGGGCGTCACGAGCGAGGCATCCTCGCTCGCCGGTCACCAGCAGCTCGGCAACCTGGTCGTCATCTACGACGCCAACCAGATCTCGATCGAGGACGACACCAACGTCGCCTTCACCGAAGATGTCGCGAAGCGCTACGAGGCATACGGATGGCACGTGCAGACGGTCGACTGGAAGGCCTCCGGTCAGTACGTCGAAGACGTTCCCGAGCTGTACTCGGCGATCGAGGCCGCCAAGGGCGAGACGGCCAAGCCGTCGATCATCATCCTGAAGACCATCATCGGATGGCCCTCCCCCGGCAAGCAGAACAGCGGCAAGATCCACGGTTCGGCGCTCGGCGCCGACGAGCTCGCCGCGACGAAGAAGGTGCTCGGGTTCGACCCGGAGAAGAACTTCGACGTCGCCGACGACGTGCTCGCGCACACCCGCTCGCTCGTCGAGCGCGGCGAAGCGGCGAAGGCCGAGTGGCAGACCGGATTCGACGCATGGGCCGAGGCCAACCCGGAGCGCAAGGCGCTCCTGGATCGTCTGCTCTCCGGCGAGCTGCCGGAAAACATCGCCGACGCGCTCCCCGTGTTCGCCGCCGGCAAGGAGGTCTCGACCCGCGCCGCCTCCGGCCAGGTCATCAACGCGCTGGCCGCCGAGCTCCCCGAGCTCTGGGGCGGATCGGCCGACCTCGCCGAGTCGAACCTGACGACCATCAAGAACGCGTCGTCGTTCATCCCGGAGGAATGGTCGACCCACGAGTGGAGCGGTTCGCCCTACGGGCGCGTTCTGCACTTCGGCATCCGCGAGCACGCCATGGGGTCGATCCTCAACGGCATCAAGCTGCACGGACCCACCCGGCCCTTCGGCGGCACCTTCCTGATCTTCAGCGACTACATGCGCCCGCCGGTTCGTCTGGCCGCCCTCATGAACATCCCGACGATCTTCGTGTGGACGCACGACTCCGTCGCGCTGGGTGAAGACGGTCCGACGCACCAGCCCATCGAGCAGGTCGCCACCCTCCGCGCCATCCCGAACTTCGCTCTCGTGCGTCCGGCGGATGCCAACGAGACGGCCGTCGTCTGGCTCGAGATGCTGCGCCGCCAGACCGGCCCGAGCGGCATCGCCCTGACCCGCCAAAACATCCCGGTGTTCGAGCGTGGCACGGGCGCCGCATCCGGTGACGAGTTCGCCTCGGCGAACCTCGCCACCAAGGGCGCATACGTTCTGGCCGAGGCGGCCAACGGCACGCCCGACGTGATCCTCATCGGTACCGGTTCCGAGGTCCAGCTCGCCGTCGAGGCGCGCGAGGCGCTCGCGGCCGAGGGCGTGCACGCACGGGTCGTGTCGGCACCGTCGCTCGAGTGGTTCGCCGAGCAGGACGAGGAGTACCGCGAGAGCGTGCTGCCGAAGGCCATCAAGGCGCGCGTGTCGGTCGAGGCCGGAACGGCGCTCAGCTGGCACGCCATCGTCGGCGACGCGGGACGATCCGTCTCGATCGAGCACTTCGGTGCGTCTGCCGACTACAAGACCCTGTTCCAGAAGTTCGGCATCACGACCGAAGCCGTCATCGCCGCGGCACGCGAGACGATCAAGGAGACCCACGCATGA
- a CDS encoding heme o synthase: MDITTSATLDASEVRHSLRRTVRAYISLTKPRVLELLLVTTVPVMILAQNGLPNLWLVLATVVGGSLSAGSAAAFNMYLDRDIDAHMQRTENRPLVTGEISPRGGLIFAWTLAVVSTVWLLLTTNWLAASLSVAAIFFYVVVYTIILKRRTEQNIVWGGIAGCFPVVIGWSAVTGSLSWTPAILFLLVFLWTPPHYWPLSMKYKTQYEDVDVPMLGATRSGSQVGLQVILYAWATVACSVLLIPVASMGIVYSASAVVFGGWFLYESHRLYNRAVRGTEPRPMRVFHASITYLTLLFVAIAIDPLLPF, from the coding sequence ATGGACATCACGACGAGTGCGACGCTCGACGCATCCGAGGTACGCCATTCCCTTCGCCGCACGGTCCGCGCCTACATCTCGCTGACAAAGCCCCGGGTTCTCGAACTGCTGCTGGTGACGACCGTTCCGGTCATGATTCTGGCGCAGAACGGCCTCCCGAATCTTTGGCTCGTGCTCGCGACCGTCGTCGGCGGATCGCTCAGCGCCGGTTCCGCGGCGGCCTTCAACATGTACCTCGATCGCGACATCGATGCGCACATGCAGCGCACCGAGAACCGCCCGCTCGTGACGGGTGAGATATCGCCGCGTGGCGGATTGATCTTCGCCTGGACCCTCGCGGTCGTCTCGACCGTCTGGCTGCTGCTGACGACGAACTGGCTGGCCGCATCGCTCTCGGTCGCCGCGATCTTCTTCTACGTCGTCGTCTACACGATCATCCTCAAGCGGCGCACCGAGCAGAACATCGTCTGGGGCGGCATCGCGGGCTGCTTCCCGGTCGTGATCGGCTGGAGTGCGGTCACCGGATCGCTCTCGTGGACACCCGCCATCCTCTTCCTGCTGGTCTTCCTGTGGACGCCGCCGCACTACTGGCCGCTGTCGATGAAGTACAAGACGCAGTACGAGGACGTCGACGTCCCCATGCTCGGCGCGACGCGTTCGGGATCGCAGGTCGGTTTGCAGGTCATCCTGTACGCCTGGGCGACGGTCGCGTGCTCGGTGCTGCTGATCCCGGTGGCGTCGATGGGCATCGTGTACTCCGCATCCGCCGTCGTCTTCGGCGGCTGGTTCCTCTACGAGTCACACCGCCTCTACAACCGCGCCGTGCGCGGCACGGAGCCCCGCCCCATGCGCGTGTTCCACGCGTCCATCACCTACTTGACGCTCCTGTTCGTGGCGATCGCGATCGATCCGCTGCTTCCGTTCTGA
- a CDS encoding dinucleotide-utilizing enzyme, translating into MNTRPRLTRSIPFWGLVVGSAASIGFGVWLTVDKLTVMEAKLLDGSATGVEVYGGQAWVVFAAAFIVAGLVGLIAALALGAAKTFTARPVEVVEAISWQQEEPEVEIPADEPVVTAPASEAPTESEPANR; encoded by the coding sequence ATGAACACACGTCCCCGCCTGACACGCAGCATCCCCTTCTGGGGCCTCGTCGTGGGATCCGCCGCCAGCATCGGCTTCGGCGTCTGGCTGACGGTCGACAAGCTCACGGTCATGGAAGCGAAGCTGCTCGACGGCAGCGCCACCGGTGTCGAGGTCTACGGAGGCCAGGCCTGGGTCGTCTTCGCCGCCGCATTCATCGTCGCGGGACTCGTCGGACTGATCGCCGCGCTCGCGCTCGGCGCCGCGAAGACCTTCACGGCACGCCCCGTCGAGGTCGTCGAGGCCATCTCCTGGCAGCAGGAGGAGCCGGAGGTCGAGATCCCGGCCGACGAGCCCGTCGTCACCGCCCCGGCGTCCGAGGCACCGACCGAGTCGGAGCCCGCGAACCGCTGA
- a CDS encoding COX15/CtaA family protein — translation MAAGTQTNDRTGALARFAGWLPDRVDTRIRVFAWMSFVAEVLIIGTGGAVRLTGSGLGCPTWPTCTAESIVNTPEMGIHGIIEFGNRTLTGLVGILAVIVVVLLWRMRRERRDLFVLAAIVLLGILAQAIVGGITVLTGLNPFIVGFHYIASVVLVCVGAAFLARMDEPGGTRRLTVPRGFAIATHVTTLVLAVTVVVGVLTTGAGPHSGDAAAARNGFDAEILEHVHSWPGYTLFALTLVLTALAWLRRYPVRRWLTALLAVEVVQIAVGLYQARNGLPELAVGVHMVLAALTAATMTVVVLRLKRASGE, via the coding sequence ATGGCTGCCGGTACGCAGACGAACGACCGAACCGGCGCGCTCGCGCGCTTCGCGGGATGGCTTCCGGACCGGGTGGACACCCGCATCCGCGTGTTCGCGTGGATGTCCTTCGTCGCGGAAGTGCTCATCATCGGCACGGGTGGCGCCGTGCGGCTCACGGGATCCGGGCTCGGCTGCCCGACGTGGCCCACGTGCACCGCGGAGTCGATCGTCAACACGCCCGAGATGGGCATCCACGGAATCATCGAGTTCGGCAACCGGACGCTGACCGGACTCGTCGGCATCCTCGCCGTGATCGTCGTGGTCCTCCTCTGGCGGATGCGGCGGGAGCGCCGCGATCTGTTCGTCCTCGCCGCGATCGTGCTGCTCGGCATCCTCGCTCAGGCGATCGTCGGCGGCATCACCGTCCTGACGGGCCTGAACCCCTTCATCGTCGGGTTCCACTACATTGCGTCGGTCGTGCTCGTCTGCGTCGGCGCCGCATTCCTCGCCCGGATGGACGAGCCCGGCGGAACTCGCCGGCTCACCGTGCCGCGCGGGTTCGCGATCGCCACGCACGTCACGACGCTGGTGCTGGCGGTCACCGTCGTCGTCGGTGTGCTGACGACCGGCGCCGGTCCGCACTCCGGCGACGCGGCGGCGGCCCGCAACGGGTTCGACGCCGAGATCCTCGAGCACGTGCACTCGTGGCCGGGGTACACGCTGTTCGCCCTCACGCTCGTGCTCACCGCCCTGGCCTGGCTGCGCCGCTACCCCGTGCGCCGCTGGCTGACCGCCCTTCTCGCGGTGGAGGTCGTCCAGATCGCGGTGGGCCTCTATCAGGCGCGCAACGGCCTTCCCGAGCTGGCCGTCGGCGTGCACATGGTGCTCGCGGCGCTCACCGCCGCGACCATGACCGTCGTCGTGCTCCGGCTGAAGCGGGCGTCCGGCGAGTAG